In one Diabrotica virgifera virgifera chromosome 5, PGI_DIABVI_V3a genomic region, the following are encoded:
- the LOC114343486 gene encoding 26S proteasome non-ATPase regulatory subunit 14: MDRLLRLGGGMPGLTQAPPPSDAPVVDTAEQVYISSLALLKMLKHGRAGVPMEVMGLMLGEFVDDYTVRVIDVFAMPQTGTGVSVEAVDPVFQAKMLDMLRQTGRPEMVVGWYHSHPGFGCWLSGVDINTQQSFEALSERAVAVVVDPIQSVKGKVVIDAFRLINPNMMVLGQEPRQTTSNLGHLQKPSVQALIHGLNRHYYSISINYRKNELEQKMLLNLHKKSWMDGLTLADYSENCSVNEKTVADMLELAKNYNKALEEEEKMTPEQLAIKNVGKQDPKRHLEEKVDILMTNNIVQCLGAMLDTVVFK; encoded by the exons atgGATAGACTTCTTCGACTAGGAGGTGGAATGCCAGGTTTAACTCAGGCACCGCCGCCTTCTGATGCTCCTGTTGTGGATACTGCCGAACAAGTATACATATCCTCCTTAGCACTATTAAAAATGTTGAAGCACGGCCGAGCTGGAGTACCCATGGAAGTAATGGGTCTTATGTTAG GAGAATTCGTAGATGACTATACCGTTCGTGTAATCGATGTATTTGCTATGCCTCAGACTGGTACCGGTGTCAGTGTAGAAGCTGTTGATCCAGTTTTTCAAGCAAAAATGCTTGACATGTTAAGACAGACTGGTAGGCCAGAAATGGTTGTGGGGTGGTATCATTCCCATCCAGGTTTCGGATGTTGGTTGTCTGGAGTGGATATCAACACCCAGCAAAGTTTTGAGGCTCTCTCGGAAAGAGCTGTAGCAGTAGTAGTTGATCCAATCCAGTCAGTGAAAGGCAAAGTCGTTATTGATGCCTTTAG GTTAATAAATCCGAATATGATGGTATTGGGCCAAGAACCGCGCCAAACTACATCCAACTTAGGACATCTACAGAAACCATCAGTCCAGGCTTTGATTCATGGTCTCAATCGGCATTACTACTCCATCAGTATTAATTACAGAAAGAATGAATTGGAACAAAAAATGCTACTAAATCTCCATAAAAAATCCTGGATGGATGGTCTAACTTTAGCAGATTACTCTGAAAATTGTAGTGTGAATGAAAAGACTGTTGCTGATATGTTAGAACTAGCCAAGAATTACAACAAGGCATTAGAAGAGGAGGAGAAAATGACTCCAGAACAGCTCGCTATTAAAAATGTTGGCAAACAAGATCCTAAGAGGCATTTAGAAGAAAAGGTTGATATTTTGATGACCAATAATATCGTCCAGTGCTTGGGAGCTATGCTAGATACAGTTGTTTTTAAGTAA